The Novipirellula caenicola genome includes a region encoding these proteins:
- a CDS encoding DUF1501 domain-containing protein has protein sequence MHPKLKQLQIQTRRHFLQQSAAGLGGIALASLMGDTKAADISAAKPAADPLTQRQPHFPAKAKRVIYLHMTGSPPNLDMFDYKPRLIQNSDQDCPDEFLAGREFAFTSGTPKLMGSPRTWSQVGKHGTWMSDAVPHFHGIADDLCMVHSMYTDQFNHAPAELLVYTGSPRSGRPSMGSWVTYGLGSENENLPGFVVLISSGVQPNGGKASFGSGFLPSVYQGVQCRSKGDPVLYASDPNGMDRSMRRKTLDALQDLNELQAAEMGHPETLTRISQYELAFRMQTAVPEVMDISQESQKTLEAYGAKPGESSLANNCLLARRLVESGVRFVQLFDWGWDFHGTGADTGITDGLTKKCATMDKPIAALINDLKQRGLFEDTLIVWGGEFGRTPFREGRTAGSKVLGRDHYPDAFTMWMAGAGVKGGFDYGQSDELGFSLAENPVHIHDLQATILHLLGFDHEQLTYRFQGRDFRLTDVHGHVVHDLLA, from the coding sequence ATGCACCCCAAACTCAAACAACTGCAGATTCAAACCCGTCGTCACTTCCTTCAGCAATCCGCCGCGGGCCTAGGCGGGATCGCGCTGGCGTCGTTGATGGGCGATACCAAGGCCGCCGACATTTCCGCGGCGAAGCCCGCTGCTGATCCTTTGACGCAGCGGCAGCCTCATTTTCCAGCCAAAGCCAAACGCGTGATCTATTTGCACATGACCGGTTCGCCACCGAATTTGGACATGTTTGATTACAAGCCTCGTTTGATCCAAAATTCCGACCAAGATTGTCCGGACGAATTTTTAGCGGGACGTGAATTTGCCTTCACCAGCGGTACACCCAAGTTGATGGGGTCGCCGCGGACCTGGTCTCAAGTCGGCAAGCATGGAACGTGGATGTCCGATGCGGTTCCTCATTTTCATGGCATTGCCGACGATCTTTGTATGGTTCATTCGATGTACACCGATCAATTCAATCACGCTCCGGCGGAATTGTTGGTTTACACCGGTTCGCCTCGATCCGGCCGTCCGTCGATGGGATCGTGGGTGACGTATGGATTAGGCAGCGAGAATGAAAATCTGCCCGGCTTTGTGGTGTTGATCTCCAGCGGGGTTCAGCCCAACGGCGGCAAAGCATCGTTTGGAAGCGGGTTTCTGCCCTCGGTCTACCAAGGCGTTCAGTGCCGATCCAAAGGCGACCCGGTGCTCTATGCATCGGACCCCAATGGGATGGATCGCTCGATGCGTCGCAAAACGCTTGACGCGCTTCAGGATTTGAATGAACTGCAGGCGGCCGAGATGGGGCACCCTGAAACTCTAACGCGTATCTCACAATACGAGCTTGCGTTTCGCATGCAGACTGCGGTTCCCGAGGTGATGGATATCTCGCAAGAGAGCCAGAAGACGTTGGAGGCATACGGAGCGAAACCAGGCGAATCGAGTCTGGCGAACAATTGCTTGCTTGCTCGACGATTGGTCGAGTCGGGGGTCCGTTTTGTCCAGTTGTTTGATTGGGGCTGGGATTTCCATGGCACCGGAGCCGATACGGGAATCACCGACGGATTGACCAAGAAATGTGCCACGATGGACAAGCCGATCGCCGCGTTGATCAACGATTTGAAGCAGCGTGGATTGTTCGAAGACACGTTGATTGTGTGGGGAGGCGAGTTTGGTCGCACTCCGTTCCGTGAAGGCCGAACGGCTGGCAGCAAGGTGCTCGGCCGTGACCACTACCCCGACGCGTTCACGATGTGGATGGCCGGCGCCGGAGTCAAAGGCGGATTTGATTACGGTCAATCCGATGAACTCGGATTTTCGCTTGCCGAAAATCCGGTGCACATCCATGACTTGCAGGCCACGATCCTGCACTTATTGGGCTTCGATCATGAACAGCTAACGTACCGTTTCCAAGGCCGCGATTTCCGGCTGACCGATGTGCACGGCCACGTCGTACACGATCTATTAGCGTAA